TATGGCGCGCATTCTTAATTCGACCGATGTCGATATAATCCTTGTGGGCGATTCGGCAGGGGGCGTCATTGCGGGCTATGACAACACAATCCCTGTCACCATGGATCAGATGATATATCATACGAAGTGCGTTGCGGCTGCAAAACCCAAGGCGCTCATTGTGGGCGACATGCCTTTCATGTCTTATCAGGTAAGCGTCGAAGAGGCCCTCAGAAACGCCGGGAGGTTCCTTAAGGAAGGCGGCGCCGGCGCAATAAAGCTCGAGGGCGGCATCCGTGTGATCGAGCAGGTCAAGGCAATCATCAGGGCCGACATACCGGTCATGGGGCATCTGGGGCTGACGCCGCAGTCAGTCTATGCATTCGGCGGCCACAGGGTTCAGGGCCGAGGGGTTTCCGCCGTACAAAGGCTTATGGACGACGCCCTTGCGCTTGAGGACGCAGGCGCATTTGCCATAGTGCTCGAATGCGTGCCTGCGCCTGTTGCGAAAAAGGTCACGGAAAAGCTTTCCATCCCGACAATCGGCATAGGGGCAGGCGTTGCCTGCGACGGCCAGGTGCTGGTGATACAGGACATGCTCGGCATGAACAAGGAGTTCAAACCCAAGTTCGTAAAAAGATATATGGAACTTTGCGATACCATAGCGGACGCCGTAAACACCTATTCAGCGGAAGTCCGGGCTGGTACCTTCCCGGATGACGAACATTCTTTTCTGGAGTAGCAGCAACCGATTGGAAAAACTATCGGAGGAACTTATTGTAAAGAATCCTGCAGAATTGTGTAACAAAATCACTTTCTGATCTAAAGGAGATCATATGAGAAAGACAATTATTTTTCTTACGATAGTATTTTTTCTGATCATTATCTCTGATGCCCAGGCAAAAAAAAGTCAGGTTCAGCACAATGAAGCCGAAAGCTATACCCTGGGTAATTTTATTGCGGTTTATCCGAGTGAAAATAACACACTTAAAATAATGCATGCCGCGAATCCGCAAAAAATTCTGTGGGAAAGCGCTTCCGGCGGGTTCATTTCCGCGGCTGTTGCTAGCGAGAAGATTACAGAATCAAGAGGCTCGGTCAGGCTTGATGAAAAGATATTGAAAAGGCTCAAACCTGCAGGAGACGAAAAAGCGGCATATGACGGTAGTGTGCTTACAATCAGTGGGCATCTGAAAGGAGACGGAATTGAAGCCCCCTTTGAGTTTTCATTAAGGCCTGTCTCTCAAAACCGGCTGGGTTTCGAAGTTAAGATCAGCGACGAAGCTAGCCAGTGCAACAGGCTCTTTCTGCATTATGCATCAAGTTCTGATGAAAAGTTCTATGGTTTCGGGGAGCAGTTCACATACCTTAATCTCAAGGGCAGAAAATTTCCTGTCGTTTCTCAGGAGCAGGGGATAGGCAGAGGAGCCTTTCCTTTGACGTCTATTGTAAACTATGTAGCCCCGGGTTCGGGCGGCTCATGGTTTTCTACCTATACGGCTGTTCCGTTTTACCTGACTACGAAATTAAGGGGCCTCTTTCTTGAAAACCATGAAATCACAATATTCGATCTCACAGATAACGATGAAGTTACAATCGAAAACTGGGGCACCTGCTTTTCAGGCCAGATAATAAACGGTGATTCTTATTATAAGCTAATAGAGGAATTCACTGAATATGCAGGCCGCATGCCGAAGCTTCCAGACTGGATGAATGGAGGCGCCATAATAGGGATGCAGGGCGGGACTAAAGCTGTACTGGAAAAGTTCGAGGCCCTTAAAAAATCCGGTACTCCGATGGGCGGATTCTGGCTGCAGGACTGGGTCGGCAAAAGGAAGACATCTTTCGGCTCACAACTCTGGTGGAACTGGGAGCTTGATACGGTTCAATATCCCGATTGGGATAAAATGCGTGCCGCCCTTATGGCTGAAAAAGACCTGAGCGGTGACGGCAGGGGCATAAGGGTGCTCACATACATCAATCCCTTTCTGGCCGATGTCGAAGCAAAAAAGGATGCCTCCGGAATGGCATTGTATAAAAGGAATCTCTTCAAGGAAGCGGCCCTTAAAGGCTATCTGGTCAGAAACAGCTCAGGCGGAGCTTACATGATAAAAAATACCAGTTTCGACGCCGGACTTGTTGATATCACGAATCCCGAAGCAAGAAACTGGTTGAAGGGCATAATCAGGGATCAGGTAATCGGTGCGGGTGCATCGGGATGGATGGCGGATTTCGGCGAGGCACTGCCGTTTGATGCAAAACTGCTTTCAGGTGTGTCTGCCATGAGTTATCACAATATGTACCCAGAAGAGTGGGCCAGGCTGAACAGGGAAGTGATCAGGGAAGCTGGGCTTGAAGGAGATACAGTTTTCTTCAGCAGGAGCGGGGCCACAAAGAGTCCCATGTACAGCACGCTGTTCTGGCTGGGAGACCAGCTAGTAAGCTTTGACGGTGATGACGGGATGTATTCATCACTCAAGGGCATGCTTTCGGGCGGAATCTCCGGCTACAGCCTCAACCACAGCGACATTGGCGGCTACACTACATTGGGCCCGCTCTACAAGCGGTCAAAAGAGCTGCTTCTGAGATGGATGGAAATGAACGCCTTCACCGCTGTGTACCGGACCCATGAAGGAAATCAGCCTGACAACAATATCCAGTTTTACAGCGACGGTGAAACAATGGCCCATTTTGCAAAATTTGCTAGAGTTTACAGGGCGCTTGCACCGTACAGGGAAACGCTCATGGATGAAGCCGGTAAAACCGGCAAACCTCTTGTGAGGCACCTCATGCTGGAATTTCCTGATGACCCGAAGGCAGTTGATATAGACAGCGAGTTCATGCTGGGTTCTGATTTTCTTATCGCCCCTGTGATGGATAAAGGAATAACGCTCAAAAAGGTATATCTGCCGGAAGGCTTCTGGGTTCATCTGTGGACAGGCAAGGTCTATGGCTCGATTATGTCGGGCGGGGAATGTTTTGTCGAGTCACCGATCGGCGAACCTCCTGTATTCTATAAAAAGGGTTCAACGGCAGGTGAAAAACTGGCTCTGGAAATAAAAAAGGTTGTGAACGGTGATAACCAAAATTGAGCTGGTAACAACTTATTCTGAAAATTGATTATGAACTGATATGGATATGAAAAGAGAACGGGAAAAGATGGTGAGCGGAGAGCTTTATATTTCAAGCGATCCAGAACTTATTGCAGGGCGCAGGCGGGCGAGGCTCCTGATCGATAAGTTCAACGCCACGTCGGACGAACAGTGGGAAGAGCGTGCAAGGATCATAAAGGAACTCATACCGGAATCCGGAAAGGGCGTTTTCATTGAGCCGCCTTTTTTCTGTGACTACGGAAACAACATCAGGCTGGGCGAGACGGTATTCTTTAATTTCAACTGCGTAATACTGGACAGCGGCCCGCCAGTGATAATAGGCTCCAATGTGATGTTCGGCCCTGCTGTGCAGATATATGCCGCAACGCACCCCATGAGCGCGGCCATTCGCAGGAAAGGCCTGGAGTTCGGAAAGGGCATTGAGATAGGCGACGACGTCTGGGTGGGCGGCGGCGCGATAATCTGCCCGGGCGTGAAGATAGGCTCGAAAGCCGTGATCGGCGCAGGCAGCGTCGTTACAAGGGACATTCCGCCAAACGTCTTTGCAGCAGGCAACCCGTGCAGGGTTATCAGAGAGATAACGGAAAACTACGGCGATATCGACTAAAAGCCCATTTACTAACTAACGCAATTTCCGCAGGGATATTGGGTCCGTTTTTTGCCGCACATTACAACTGTGCGGAACAAACAGGCATCCCTGAGGCGGCAAAACAATCAAGCTTTATGCCGTTTAAAATTTGAACTGGACTTTAACTATCAAAGACCACCGCCGTAGTAATAAAGCACGAACATCCGCCGCCGCCACCGTCACTTTCTTCGGCCGATGCGGAATCATCTTCAGAACTTGTCGAGGGATCGTTCATGGTCGTGAAAGACCATATAGGAGATGCAATATATCCGGCTTCGGCGTCATTATACACGACCAGCCAGTTGTATACTGTCCCGTATTCAAGGCCGGCCGGTACGAATGATTCCACACGCAGGCCTGTTGCTGTTGCACTTGAACATATGACACACGAATGTTCTTTGCCGTAAAAGATATACAGATCATATGTCCCCGAGCCCCCTTGCGAGACAGCACCCTGCCAGGAAAGTCTTATCATTGCCGGATCGATGCCGACCGATCCTGAAACAGGCGAGGGATTCGCCGGCCCGGCAGCAAGCGCAGATGTCGACGATGAACAGTCTGACCTGAAGGAGTAAATGGTACCGTTTTCAAGAATCGGTATTTCAAAGGGCACCTCATCTCCACATCTGGCATTGATGTTCTCTAAACTCAGAACCGCCTTACTCCAAATGTTGAGCCCGGATACATTCTCGGTGTCACCCTTCAGTTCGACGTCGAAATTCGTTATCACCATTTCGCCTTCAAGCGAGCCCATTCTCGCCACGGCTTTTCCCAAAGCTTTAATGAAAAGATTATTTATCGAAACGTCAGCCATATTTAAAACTGTCACAAAGGCATTGGTTACATTAATTGAAACGTTGTTGCTGTAAAATGTACCTTCTGAGATAGTTAATTCCGCCTTGCTGGGGGACCCATGAGAATATCCGCTGGAATTAATGCTCATGTTGTTGGTAGATGCTTCGCCGCCGGAGAAACACGTC
Above is a genomic segment from Desulfomonilia bacterium containing:
- the panB gene encoding 3-methyl-2-oxobutanoate hydroxymethyltransferase encodes the protein MKKTVSVLDVVQSKGKKRIVVVTCYDFTMARILNSTDVDIILVGDSAGGVIAGYDNTIPVTMDQMIYHTKCVAAAKPKALIVGDMPFMSYQVSVEEALRNAGRFLKEGGAGAIKLEGGIRVIEQVKAIIRADIPVMGHLGLTPQSVYAFGGHRVQGRGVSAVQRLMDDALALEDAGAFAIVLECVPAPVAKKVTEKLSIPTIGIGAGVACDGQVLVIQDMLGMNKEFKPKFVKRYMELCDTIADAVNTYSAEVRAGTFPDDEHSFLE
- a CDS encoding alpha-glucosidase, translated to MRKTIIFLTIVFFLIIISDAQAKKSQVQHNEAESYTLGNFIAVYPSENNTLKIMHAANPQKILWESASGGFISAAVASEKITESRGSVRLDEKILKRLKPAGDEKAAYDGSVLTISGHLKGDGIEAPFEFSLRPVSQNRLGFEVKISDEASQCNRLFLHYASSSDEKFYGFGEQFTYLNLKGRKFPVVSQEQGIGRGAFPLTSIVNYVAPGSGGSWFSTYTAVPFYLTTKLRGLFLENHEITIFDLTDNDEVTIENWGTCFSGQIINGDSYYKLIEEFTEYAGRMPKLPDWMNGGAIIGMQGGTKAVLEKFEALKKSGTPMGGFWLQDWVGKRKTSFGSQLWWNWELDTVQYPDWDKMRAALMAEKDLSGDGRGIRVLTYINPFLADVEAKKDASGMALYKRNLFKEAALKGYLVRNSSGGAYMIKNTSFDAGLVDITNPEARNWLKGIIRDQVIGAGASGWMADFGEALPFDAKLLSGVSAMSYHNMYPEEWARLNREVIREAGLEGDTVFFSRSGATKSPMYSTLFWLGDQLVSFDGDDGMYSSLKGMLSGGISGYSLNHSDIGGYTTLGPLYKRSKELLLRWMEMNAFTAVYRTHEGNQPDNNIQFYSDGETMAHFAKFARVYRALAPYRETLMDEAGKTGKPLVRHLMLEFPDDPKAVDIDSEFMLGSDFLIAPVMDKGITLKKVYLPEGFWVHLWTGKVYGSIMSGGECFVESPIGEPPVFYKKGSTAGEKLALEIKKVVNGDNQN
- a CDS encoding sugar O-acetyltransferase → MKREREKMVSGELYISSDPELIAGRRRARLLIDKFNATSDEQWEERARIIKELIPESGKGVFIEPPFFCDYGNNIRLGETVFFNFNCVILDSGPPVIIGSNVMFGPAVQIYAATHPMSAAIRRKGLEFGKGIEIGDDVWVGGGAIICPGVKIGSKAVIGAGSVVTRDIPPNVFAAGNPCRVIREITENYGDID